Proteins encoded within one genomic window of Perognathus longimembris pacificus isolate PPM17 chromosome 28, ASM2315922v1, whole genome shotgun sequence:
- the LOC125344112 gene encoding acidic leucine-rich nuclear phosphoprotein 32 family member B-like, whose protein sequence is MKTSGGRCLPPPGEPALPAGRPAPSPGLVTAPPVRELVLDNCKSNDGKIEGLTAEFVNLEFLSSINVNLIAVSNLPKLPKLKKLELSENRIMGGLDMLAEKLPNLTHLNLSGNKLKDISTLEPLKKLDCLKSLDLFNCEVTNLNDYRESIFKLLPQLTYLDGYDRDDQEAPESDAEVDGVDEEEEDEEGEDEEDEEDEDGEEEDFDEEEDEDEDEDIEGEEDEDEVSGEEEEFGHDGEVDEDEEDEDEDEDEDEEESGKGDKRKRETDDEGEDD, encoded by the coding sequence atgaagacctCGGGCGGGCGCTGTCTTCCTCCGCCTGGTGAGCCGGCCTTGCCCGCCGGCCGCCCCGCGCCGAGTCCCGGCCTGGTCACCGCTCCGCCGGTTCGAGAACTTGTCTTGGACAATTGCAAATCAAATGATGGAAAAATTGAAGGCTTAACAGCTGAATTTGTGAACTTAGAGTTCCTCAGTTCAATAAATGTAAACTTGATTGCAGTTTCAAATCTCCCCAAGCTACCTAAATTGAAAAAGCTTGAGCTCAGTGAAAATAGGATCATGGGAGGTCTGGACATGTTAGCAGAAAAACTTCCAAATCTCACACATCTAAACTTAAGTGGAAATAAACTGAAAGATATCAGCACATTGGAACCTTTGAAAAAGTTAGACTGTCTGAAAAGCCTGGATCTGTTCAACTGTGAGGTCACTAACCTGAATGACTACCGAGAGAGTATCTTCAagctcctgccccagctgacctaCCTGGATGGCTACGACAGAGATGACCAGGAGGCCCCAGAATCAGATGCAGAAGTAGATGGTgtggatgaagaggaggaggatgaagaaggagaagatgaggaggatgaagaggatgaAGACGGTGAGGAGGAAGACTTTGATGAagaagaggatgaagatgaagacgAAGATATAGAAggggaagaagatgaagatgaagtcAGTGGTGAGGAAGAAGAATTTGGACATGATGGAGAAGTcgatgaagatgaagaagatgaggatgaagatgaggatgaagatgaggaagaaagtGGGAAAGGTgacaagaggaagagagagacagatgatGAAGGAGAAGATGATTAA